In Edaphobacter paludis, a single window of DNA contains:
- a CDS encoding YbaB/EbfC family nucleoid-associated protein, producing the protein MDFSDLGKMKEMMGQAKQMQEQMERKLSETVVEASSGGGVVTVRMNGKKEVLRLKIEQSAIGSAGSDLELLEDLILAAVNEAGRRADEAIKASVAGMMGGLNLPGLT; encoded by the coding sequence ATGGATTTTTCTGATCTGGGCAAGATGAAAGAGATGATGGGGCAAGCCAAGCAGATGCAGGAGCAGATGGAGCGCAAGCTCTCTGAGACTGTGGTCGAAGCCTCAAGCGGCGGCGGTGTCGTGACCGTTCGGATGAATGGCAAAAAGGAAGTGCTGCGGCTGAAGATCGAGCAGTCCGCCATCGGCAGCGCGGGCAGCGATCTCGAACTGCTGGAAGACCTGATTCTGGCTGCGGTGAACGAGGCTGGACGTCGTGCTGACGAGGCGATCAAAGCTAGCGTGGCCGGGATGATGGGCGGCTTGAATCTGCCGGGGTTGACCTAG
- the dnaX gene encoding DNA polymerase III subunit gamma/tau — protein sequence MAYQVLARKYRPQRFADVAGQDHVTVTLMNALTQGRIAHGYIFSGHRGIGKTTIARILAMALNCRNTIGSELRPTAEPCEVCDSCTEIRNGNAVDVIEIDAATNRGIDEIRELRDAARYQPARDKYKIYILDEAHQITDAAFNALLKTLEEPPEHIIFMMATTQPEDIPQTVRSRCQHFSFHAVKLVDILSELRGIAEREGVDADEGALSLLAEAGDGSMRDALSIMDQAIASAPVEDGRPVLDASQIRELMGTVPNAVFEKILEAVDGNRSAEVITVANQLLDAGNSPAQLARQFVRYLRNCVIAKIAGIGSDGADANGVSGELLQISADEQRRAGRSAALFGEEELTRFLQVMLRTFDELGYRQEQRFHFELGLLKLVHLRRLLPVEEVLSQFPVGAGAGQPRVQGLAAQPRTSAPSPVANRVMSAPAPAPASTKPAFSPFEVDKSRKRFESGDAEKPAMATPAPVPVVTKPIESVSAIKPLEPAAVPVAAPPVKDVIPPAKEVVSPSPVEAVPKPAKVEVATIDIAASIAVPSPQSSESSQEAAELQRVATEALMSAKSQGSAADALADAEWMIEGNELRVQTELSKTMLPMVVNVEAEKIVRAALRDAGAGALKLVLLPGTATAAAAKKPRAAKSGSAQAKAMEHPVVQQAQKLFDAEIRNVIDLSEGE from the coding sequence ATGGCATATCAGGTTCTTGCAAGGAAATACCGGCCACAGCGTTTCGCGGATGTTGCGGGACAGGACCACGTGACCGTCACGCTGATGAATGCGCTGACCCAGGGGCGAATTGCGCACGGGTATATTTTTAGCGGGCATCGAGGCATCGGCAAAACTACGATTGCACGCATTCTGGCGATGGCGCTGAACTGCCGCAATACCATTGGCAGCGAATTGCGGCCAACGGCGGAGCCTTGCGAGGTCTGCGATAGCTGTACCGAGATCCGCAATGGCAATGCTGTGGACGTGATCGAGATCGACGCCGCTACGAATCGCGGCATCGACGAGATTCGCGAGCTGCGCGATGCAGCGCGGTATCAGCCAGCCAGGGACAAGTACAAGATTTATATTCTGGATGAGGCCCACCAGATCACCGACGCAGCGTTCAACGCCCTGCTGAAGACGCTCGAGGAGCCGCCCGAGCACATCATCTTCATGATGGCGACGACGCAGCCTGAGGACATTCCGCAGACAGTGCGTTCGCGGTGTCAGCACTTCAGCTTTCATGCGGTGAAGCTGGTGGACATTCTTAGCGAATTACGCGGCATTGCGGAACGCGAGGGTGTGGACGCCGATGAAGGCGCGCTCTCGCTGCTGGCCGAGGCGGGCGATGGATCGATGCGCGATGCGCTCAGCATCATGGATCAGGCGATCGCCAGCGCTCCGGTCGAGGATGGCAGGCCGGTGCTCGATGCTTCGCAGATTCGCGAGTTAATGGGCACGGTTCCGAATGCGGTGTTTGAAAAGATTCTTGAAGCAGTGGATGGGAACCGCAGCGCCGAGGTGATTACGGTCGCCAATCAGTTGCTGGATGCCGGGAATAGTCCGGCGCAACTGGCTCGGCAGTTTGTGAGGTATCTGCGTAATTGTGTGATTGCAAAGATCGCTGGAATTGGCTCGGATGGAGCCGATGCCAACGGAGTCTCGGGCGAACTGTTGCAGATATCAGCAGATGAACAACGCCGCGCTGGACGGTCGGCTGCACTCTTCGGCGAAGAGGAGTTGACTCGGTTTCTGCAGGTAATGCTACGGACGTTCGATGAACTGGGTTATCGGCAGGAACAGCGATTCCACTTTGAACTTGGACTGCTGAAGCTGGTGCATCTGCGACGTCTGCTTCCCGTGGAAGAGGTGTTGAGCCAATTCCCTGTTGGTGCTGGTGCAGGTCAGCCGCGAGTTCAGGGTTTGGCTGCTCAGCCTCGTACATCAGCTCCGAGCCCGGTTGCGAATCGAGTGATGAGTGCGCCTGCTCCTGCTCCCGCCAGTACGAAGCCTGCGTTTTCGCCGTTTGAGGTGGACAAGAGCCGGAAGCGATTTGAGAGTGGCGATGCGGAGAAGCCAGCTATGGCAACTCCTGCTCCTGTGCCTGTCGTGACTAAGCCAATAGAGTCTGTATCTGCTATCAAACCATTGGAACCTGCTGCTGTTCCCGTTGCTGCTCCTCCAGTGAAAGATGTCATACCTCCGGCGAAGGAAGTTGTGTCGCCTTCGCCGGTCGAAGCGGTCCCTAAACCGGCGAAGGTCGAAGTGGCAACTATTGATATTGCAGCTTCCATTGCAGTGCCTTCGCCACAGTCGTCGGAATCGTCGCAGGAGGCTGCTGAGTTGCAGCGCGTGGCGACGGAAGCACTGATGAGTGCGAAGAGTCAGGGCTCGGCTGCGGATGCTTTGGCCGATGCCGAATGGATGATTGAAGGCAACGAGTTGCGGGTGCAGACTGAGCTTTCGAAGACAATGCTGCCGATGGTCGTCAACGTCGAGGCGGAGAAGATTGTGCGCGCTGCATTGCGGGACGCAGGGGCAGGCGCGCTGAAGCTCGTGCTTCTGCCAGGGACTGCAACGGCCGCTGCTGCAAAGAAGCCGCGTGCAGCGAAGTCCGGAAGCGCACAGGCCAAGGCGATGGAACATCCAGTAGTGCAACAGGCTCAGAAGCTGTTCGACGCCGAGATTCGCAACGTGATCGATCTGAGCGAGGGAGAGTAA
- a CDS encoding SpoIIE family protein phosphatase, with translation MPTTDKPRQTNPPAAPAPAAAPVHQFEGDYRPPVQEGETAVRPTNIRVEPLQVDFLHNLADALNTTLDLNTLMHRVADLVRAVIDYRIFAILLINERTNELWMRFQTGHAPEVERTRIKLGRGVIGQAALQRKSLLIEDVSKYEHYIDANPNVRSELAVPLIVKNKVIGVLDIESETIGYFTPEHQRLLELVASRMSIAVENARLYTRVSRQAQTLTVLNEISREITSILDLDDLLERIGQLLKRVIDFQMFSILLWNERTQQFEHRFSSRYGERVIRERPIVPGQGIIGIAAQQREPVVSSDVRKDPRYVPENPETRSELAVPLLHKGQVIGVLDLEHTRVNYYNEDHQRTLSTLAAQVAISITNARLYQRIHEEEQRMERDLEMARKVQLRLMPSRPPKLARAEIAAKFLAARSIGGDVYDFLDYGSPGMPARTALAVGDVSGKAAPAALYAALVSGILRSLAPQHLSPAAMLAALNDQLQERKLASQYVTMLMAVWDDSNQTLQIANAGSVQPLFVSRTSEGVTVKTIKAEGFPLGLFPNVEYEEFTFSTQPGDLIVFFSDGIPDAENNAGEMFGTDRLRDVLESQVEPTAASTVEAILKAVSDFQSGVEHFDDETVVVLRVL, from the coding sequence ATGCCAACCACTGACAAGCCGCGTCAAACGAATCCTCCCGCTGCGCCAGCACCGGCCGCGGCTCCAGTGCATCAGTTTGAAGGAGACTACCGGCCGCCTGTGCAGGAGGGTGAGACCGCTGTGAGACCCACGAACATTCGCGTGGAACCGTTGCAGGTGGATTTTCTGCACAACCTGGCTGACGCGCTGAACACCACGCTCGATTTGAACACGCTGATGCACCGGGTCGCCGACCTGGTGCGTGCCGTGATCGACTATCGCATCTTTGCGATTCTGCTGATTAACGAGCGCACCAACGAACTGTGGATGCGTTTTCAGACGGGGCACGCCCCCGAGGTGGAGCGCACAAGGATCAAGCTTGGCCGTGGGGTGATTGGCCAGGCGGCGCTGCAACGCAAGTCGCTGCTGATCGAGGACGTCTCGAAGTATGAGCACTATATCGATGCCAACCCCAATGTGCGATCGGAGCTGGCCGTCCCGCTAATCGTCAAAAATAAGGTCATCGGCGTGCTCGATATCGAGTCGGAGACGATAGGGTATTTCACGCCGGAGCACCAGCGACTGCTCGAACTGGTTGCCTCGCGTATGTCCATTGCAGTAGAGAATGCACGGCTATACACGCGCGTATCGCGACAGGCGCAGACGCTTACCGTGCTGAACGAGATCTCGCGCGAGATTACAAGCATTCTCGATCTTGACGACCTGCTGGAGCGAATTGGACAACTGCTGAAGCGGGTTATCGACTTCCAGATGTTCAGCATTCTGTTGTGGAACGAGCGGACGCAGCAGTTCGAGCATCGATTTTCTTCGCGCTATGGCGAACGTGTAATCCGTGAGCGCCCCATTGTTCCCGGCCAGGGGATCATCGGCATTGCCGCGCAGCAGCGGGAACCTGTTGTGTCATCGGATGTGCGAAAAGACCCACGTTATGTTCCTGAAAATCCGGAGACGCGCTCAGAGCTTGCGGTTCCGCTGCTGCATAAGGGGCAGGTGATTGGCGTGCTCGACCTTGAACATACACGCGTCAACTACTACAACGAAGACCATCAGCGGACGCTTTCGACGCTGGCTGCGCAGGTCGCCATTTCGATTACGAATGCGCGGCTATACCAGCGCATTCACGAGGAAGAGCAGCGGATGGAGCGCGACCTGGAGATGGCGCGCAAGGTGCAACTGAGGCTGATGCCGTCGCGGCCGCCCAAGCTGGCGCGGGCTGAGATAGCGGCCAAGTTTCTGGCGGCGCGGTCCATCGGCGGAGACGTGTACGACTTTCTCGATTACGGTTCGCCGGGGATGCCGGCGCGAACGGCGCTTGCGGTAGGAGACGTCAGCGGTAAGGCTGCTCCTGCGGCTCTGTATGCCGCGCTGGTGAGCGGGATTCTACGCTCGCTGGCGCCGCAGCATCTGTCGCCTGCGGCGATGCTGGCCGCACTGAACGACCAGTTGCAGGAGCGCAAGCTGGCCTCGCAGTACGTCACGATGTTGATGGCGGTGTGGGACGACTCGAACCAGACGCTGCAGATTGCCAATGCCGGATCGGTGCAGCCACTGTTTGTCTCTCGGACCTCTGAAGGCGTCACGGTGAAGACCATCAAGGCGGAGGGCTTTCCGCTGGGGCTGTTTCCTAACGTTGAATATGAAGAGTTCACCTTCTCGACGCAGCCGGGCGATTTGATCGTCTTCTTCTCGGATGGCATTCCCGATGCGGAAAACAACGCCGGGGAGATGTTCGGCACCGACCGTCTGCGCGATGTGCTTGAGTCCCAGGTGGAACCTACGGCCGCGTCCACTGTCGAGGCGATCCTGAAGGCTGTCTCCGACTTTCAGTCCGGGGTCGAGCACTTCGACGATGAGACGGTGGTTGTCCTGCGGGTGCTTTGA
- a CDS encoding SET domain-containing protein-lysine N-methyltransferase, with protein sequence MAKGLIIRSSSIHAAGCYTTRSFKRGTRVCEYEGPRFTKEVADDRYQDRFITYLFSCGDEGMVIDGFGTAMFINHSCNPNCETEDHEGRVYVVAIRDIAAGEELTYEYNLYDSDDAEADCYCGAANCRGTMFSDAEVKRRARLAQKSARAAKRK encoded by the coding sequence ATGGCTAAAGGTCTCATCATCCGTTCTTCGTCGATACACGCAGCAGGTTGCTATACGACGCGGAGTTTCAAAAGAGGGACTCGCGTTTGTGAGTACGAGGGACCGCGGTTTACAAAGGAAGTTGCCGATGACCGCTATCAGGACCGCTTTATTACCTACCTGTTCAGCTGTGGGGATGAGGGTATGGTCATTGACGGCTTTGGTACGGCGATGTTCATCAATCACTCCTGCAACCCTAATTGCGAGACCGAGGACCATGAGGGGCGCGTCTATGTCGTCGCCATTCGCGATATCGCTGCCGGAGAAGAGCTGACGTATGAGTACAACCTCTACGACAGCGACGATGCGGAGGCTGATTGCTACTGCGGTGCGGCAAATTGCCGGGGAACAATGTTCAGCGATGCCGAGGTGAAGAGGCGGGCTCGACTGGCACAGAAATCGGCGCGTGCGGCGAAGCGGAAATGA
- a CDS encoding tetratricopeptide repeat protein, producing the protein MLTITNLHAISSKYQRVIYNVMSPRTPFRLLLAAAALSAVACVAQTVPAPCPANQPASAPCAPPAAPQPSTPSSSAQQFPFPGETSKPADTAPNAPKPAADAAHPFPTESPDMPGEAPSSSSSSSSSGSDDTSDTPAPTPTRHRLPKVKNLQTPDERVDEDINVAKFYFNRGNFNAAYLRSKDAVKTEPDYAETHFSLAQAAAKMNKTDEARAEYNAYLKLSPGGDNAKAARKALEELH; encoded by the coding sequence ATGCTGACTATAACAAACCTCCACGCCATCTCGTCAAAGTATCAGCGAGTAATCTATAACGTGATGTCTCCGCGCACCCCATTCCGACTTCTGCTGGCCGCCGCAGCTCTCTCTGCCGTAGCGTGCGTGGCCCAGACCGTCCCCGCGCCATGCCCTGCGAACCAGCCCGCATCCGCGCCCTGCGCTCCCCCCGCCGCTCCGCAACCTTCCACACCCTCGTCGTCAGCCCAGCAATTCCCATTCCCGGGCGAAACCAGCAAGCCTGCCGACACCGCGCCAAACGCCCCCAAGCCCGCCGCCGACGCTGCCCACCCCTTTCCCACGGAATCGCCCGACATGCCCGGCGAAGCTCCCAGTAGTTCCAGCTCCAGTAGCAGCTCTGGAAGTGACGATACGTCAGATACGCCAGCTCCGACGCCCACTCGCCACCGCCTGCCCAAAGTCAAGAATCTCCAAACCCCCGACGAGCGGGTGGACGAAGACATCAATGTCGCCAAATTTTACTTCAATCGCGGCAACTTCAACGCGGCTTACCTGCGTAGCAAAGACGCGGTCAAAACCGAGCCAGACTACGCCGAGACCCACTTCTCGCTGGCTCAGGCCGCGGCAAAGATGAACAAGACCGATGAGGCAAGGGCAGAGTACAACGCCTATCTGAAACTCTCTCCCGGTGGGGACAACGCCAAGGCGGCACGCAAGGCGCTCGAAGAACTCCACTAA
- the deoC gene encoding deoxyribose-phosphate aldolase — protein MSTLSVAETLPTGPEHFDAAAFSAHTLSSPQNLAAVFDHTLLKPDATRNQVLQLCHEAAEYRFACAMVNPTWVSLASAALSGTGIPVGAVVGFPLGAMLSSSKRDETTRVIKLGAHDVDMVLNIGLLKSGQAADYEAVRQDIRGVVELAHAAGAIVKVILETCLLNFEEKLRAAELALSAGADFLKTSTGFSTGGATIDDISLLRGQAGRRAGVKASGGIRSLADAAAMLRAGASRIGASASVKIVAELAGGGLHSLTPAKV, from the coding sequence TTGAGCACCTTGTCTGTTGCAGAAACTCTCCCCACTGGACCTGAGCACTTCGACGCAGCGGCCTTCTCCGCACACACCCTCTCTTCGCCGCAGAACCTTGCCGCGGTATTTGACCATACTCTGCTGAAACCGGACGCAACGCGCAACCAGGTGTTGCAACTTTGCCATGAGGCCGCCGAATACCGATTTGCCTGCGCCATGGTCAATCCCACCTGGGTTTCCCTGGCTTCCGCTGCGCTGAGCGGTACCGGGATTCCGGTTGGCGCTGTGGTCGGGTTCCCCCTGGGAGCTATGCTTTCCAGCTCCAAGCGCGATGAGACCACCCGCGTGATCAAGCTGGGGGCCCATGACGTAGATATGGTGCTCAATATTGGGCTGTTGAAGTCGGGGCAGGCTGCCGACTATGAGGCGGTGCGACAGGACATTCGCGGGGTCGTCGAGCTTGCTCACGCAGCCGGGGCGATTGTGAAGGTGATTCTCGAGACCTGTCTGCTGAACTTTGAAGAGAAGCTGCGCGCCGCCGAACTGGCACTGAGCGCCGGAGCGGACTTTTTGAAGACAAGCACAGGGTTTTCTACCGGCGGAGCCACGATCGACGATATTTCGCTGCTGCGCGGACAGGCCGGGCGGCGGGCGGGCGTCAAGGCTTCGGGTGGGATTCGGTCCCTCGCAGATGCCGCTGCCATGCTCAGGGCCGGGGCTTCCCGAATCGGGGCCAGTGCAAGCGTGAAGATTGTTGCCGAACTTGCGGGCGGCGGGTTACATAGCCTGACTCCAGCAAAGGTTTAA
- the recR gene encoding recombination mediator RecR, with protein MTRLIEELRKLPGIGTKSAQRLAFHVLRSSAEDAEKLSVAIRELKEHLHLCSICNNITDVDPCIYCTSTSRDQRLICVVEEPTNIATIEKTRSYSGVYHILHGTLSPIGGVGPEQLRIANLLTRLSEVDEVILATSPTTEGEATAGYLAGEIHRARPEVRVTRIATGVPAGSDIEYADEVTMTRAMEGRREF; from the coding sequence ATGACACGGCTGATCGAGGAGTTGCGCAAACTGCCGGGAATCGGCACAAAGAGCGCGCAGCGGCTTGCGTTCCATGTGCTGCGGTCTTCGGCGGAGGATGCTGAGAAACTGTCGGTAGCGATTCGCGAGTTGAAGGAGCATCTGCATCTCTGCTCCATCTGTAACAACATTACCGACGTCGATCCATGTATCTATTGCACGAGCACGTCGCGAGACCAGCGGCTGATCTGCGTGGTGGAAGAGCCGACCAATATCGCAACCATCGAAAAGACGCGAAGCTATAGCGGTGTGTATCACATCCTGCATGGGACGCTGTCGCCCATTGGCGGCGTTGGACCGGAGCAGTTGCGGATTGCGAATCTGTTGACTCGTTTGTCCGAAGTCGACGAAGTGATTCTTGCAACCTCACCGACGACGGAGGGTGAAGCTACGGCAGGTTATCTTGCCGGCGAGATCCACAGAGCGCGGCCTGAAGTAAGGGTGACTCGAATCGCAACCGGTGTTCCGGCGGGCAGTGATATCGAGTATGCGGATGAAGTGACGATGACGAGGGCCATGGAAGGTCGGCGCGAATTTTAG
- a CDS encoding metallophosphoesterase, with product MLSRRGFLRQSFAFSALAGLGSLPSIAKTPAHKPNAAANHLLMVGDWGYEDFAAQSRVADAMQRYVHEHRLTTDALLMLGDNWYGQLPGGVASPRWKTQFEDMYPKNVFNCPAYAIAGNHDYQRMPESKVAAELEYARKGGTRWTMPSLWYRFDFPATNPMMTVIALDSNMPHPAGQHTKAANFTLTPEQQAEQLTWLETELMKPRTTPFLVVMGHHPIFSNGPHGDNQILIRDWDPLLRKYKAHLYLAGHDHDMQHLEFDEHPTSFVLSGGGGADLYTLKIEEAQRGPYAAKVYGFSHLEVTPEKLTLRHMDETGRLIHAFDKMPDGSVKIA from the coding sequence ATGCTGAGCCGTCGTGGATTTCTTCGTCAAAGTTTTGCATTTAGTGCGCTTGCGGGCCTTGGCTCGCTGCCTTCGATAGCAAAAACACCCGCCCATAAGCCCAATGCCGCGGCCAACCACCTCCTGATGGTAGGAGACTGGGGTTATGAAGACTTTGCCGCGCAGAGCCGCGTCGCGGATGCGATGCAGCGATACGTGCACGAACATAGACTGACGACGGATGCTCTGCTGATGCTTGGAGACAACTGGTACGGACAATTGCCGGGCGGAGTTGCATCGCCGCGATGGAAGACACAGTTTGAGGACATGTATCCCAAAAACGTCTTCAACTGCCCTGCCTATGCAATCGCGGGTAATCATGACTATCAGCGGATGCCTGAGAGTAAAGTGGCTGCCGAGTTGGAGTATGCGCGCAAGGGTGGAACGCGCTGGACGATGCCGTCGCTCTGGTACAGATTCGACTTTCCGGCGACCAATCCTATGATGACGGTAATTGCGCTCGACAGCAATATGCCGCATCCAGCGGGACAACATACAAAGGCCGCGAACTTTACCTTGACGCCCGAGCAACAGGCAGAACAGCTAACGTGGCTTGAGACCGAGCTGATGAAGCCGCGCACAACGCCATTCCTTGTTGTGATGGGACATCATCCCATCTTTTCCAATGGGCCGCACGGAGACAATCAGATCCTGATTCGGGACTGGGACCCGCTGTTGCGCAAGTATAAGGCGCATCTGTATCTTGCAGGTCACGATCATGACATGCAACATCTGGAGTTCGACGAACACCCTACGTCATTCGTGCTGTCGGGCGGAGGCGGCGCGGACCTTTACACGTTGAAGATCGAAGAAGCCCAGCGTGGACCATACGCTGCGAAGGTATATGGCTTCAGCCATCTTGAGGTCACGCCGGAGAAGCTGACGCTGCGTCATATGGATGAAACCGGACGGTTGATTCACGCCTTCGACAAGATGCCCGATGGCAGTGTGAAGATCGCGTAA